From a region of the Hemibagrus wyckioides isolate EC202008001 linkage group LG06, SWU_Hwy_1.0, whole genome shotgun sequence genome:
- the asb1 gene encoding ankyrin repeat and SOCS box protein 1: MADGGNVVEGEVDEDEPATMSYPLITVSDLPSSTTAGRNLKEWLQEQFCDKPLEQCEDMRLHNAAYVGDLDTIKSLLQEDSFKQRINEKSVWCCGWLPCTPLRIAATAGHGDCVDYLINHGAEVDLVDVKGQTALYVAVVNGHLDCVRILLEAGADPNGSRHHRSTPLYHAARVGRVDILQELIRFNADVDVDHQLGPRPLFSARTLSTLVVCPLYISAAYHHLHCFRLLLEAGANPDYNYTGPVSREALNRGLASCLLDAVLRHGCEPTFARLLLDHGADPLLVLWEEPDPDAMGRVRVNPEALNIYQEARKCPNRLTHLCRIAIRRVIGKHCLRHISSLPLPDSIKNFLLHRDFSSLS, from the exons ATGGCTGACGGTGGGAATGTCGTGGAAGGGGAAGTAGATGAGGATGAGCCGGCCACCATGAGCTATCCTCTGATCACTGTATCTGACCTGCCCAGCAGCACCACAGCAG GCCGTAATCTGAAAGAATGGCTTCAGGAGCAGTTCTGTGACAAGCCTCTAGAGCAGTGTGAGGACATGCGTCTGCATAATGCCGCCTACGTGGGCGACTTGGACACCATCAAGAGCCTGCTGCAGGAAGACAGCTTTAAACA ACGGATCAATGAGAAATCGGTTTGGTGCTGTGGCTGGCTGCCCTGTACACCTCTGCGCATCGCTGCAACTGCTGGCCATGGCGACTGCGTGGACTATCTCATCAACCATGGGGCTGAGGTGGACCTGGTGGATGTCAAGGGTCAGACAGCTCTGTATGTGGCTGTGGTTAATGGACACCTGGACTGTGTTCGGATCTTGTTGGAGGCGGGGGCAGACCCAAACGGCAGCAGACACCACCGCAGCACGCCTTTATACCATGCAGCCCGGGTGGGCAGGGTGGACATTCTACAAGAACTGATCAG GTTcaatgctgatgtagatgtggaCCACCAGCTGGGACCAAGGCCTCTGTTTAGCGCTCGCACCCTTTCCACACTGGTGGTGTGTCCTCTATACATTAGCGCTGCCTACCATCATTTACACTGCTTCAGGCTGCTCCTGGAGGCCGGAGCCAACCCCGACTATAACTACACTGGCCCGGTGAGCCGTGAAGCGCTGAACAGAGGTCTGGCCTCCTGCCTGCTGGACGCCGTGCTTAGACATGGATGTGAGCCGACTTTTGCCAGGCTGCTGCTAGACCACGGTGCTGATCCACTACTCGTGCTATGGGAGGAACCTGATCCTGATGCTATGGGAAGAGTGCGTGTCAACCCTGAGGCCTTAAACATCTATCAGGAGGCCAGGA AATGTCCGAACAGGTTGACTCATTTGTGTCGCATAGCCATTCGGAGGGTGATAGGCAAGCACTGCCTGAGGCACATCTCCAGCCTTCCTTTGCCTGATTCCATCAAGAATTTTCTGCTCCATAGAGACTTCTCTTCCCTTTCCTGA